In Leptospira harrisiae, a genomic segment contains:
- a CDS encoding STAS domain-containing protein, protein MNFTTKQVKNHTVVTLEGSLDIYSAPALKKELHKIIDDGAESVAIDMVNIKLLDSSGIALLANLQKKLKSEEGQFFLLNVSQDVMVILKLSSLDKFFTILGGEAELP, encoded by the coding sequence ATGAATTTCACAACAAAACAAGTTAAAAATCATACAGTTGTTACTCTAGAGGGTTCCCTCGACATTTATTCTGCACCCGCATTAAAAAAAGAACTCCATAAAATCATCGATGACGGGGCCGAGTCTGTAGCAATTGACATGGTCAACATCAAACTTTTGGATTCCTCTGGGATTGCTCTTCTTGCCAACCTCCAAAAGAAGCTAAAGTCGGAAGAAGGACAATTTTTCCTACTGAATGTCAGCCAAGATGTAATGGTAATTTTGAAACTTTCGAGTTTAGATAAGTTTTTTACAATTTTAGGTGGCGAAGCGGAACTTCCATAA
- a CDS encoding tetratricopeptide repeat protein, protein MKKFFFFSLFFVLFFFFALASQSIVSVKLQELRFGILRDQLMNYELSSQTLRERLKQMFLSKDDYMTEVKVNILESGIMNSETEGLDLKMSWQDRFGLYVINSVRFLNFKPALELEEQQKTIIRLQFAFYMERTRKYPIASKKYQELEDSVTSSLSDEMAFTLLHHGYCLVMMGEREKAFVKLTKTIDLFAGTHYAENASLLISFLEEGEKKKLELKNKKKSPEELAYSLFQSGDYEETLKTLETLPVLTKDQSYVKARAMEELGKTSNAVKEYIQLVKQKENKEVAIRANRRLLLIGNFYQENKSLVAFSKEEATKLGDTKAAENIEEGKSLVLKPVIIEKVLKAETASNLSEEESKELNQIKENIRESLEVSKSETTKLAAVVSEEKIPLVPEIDETKLKVPEVTQNLTQVKKNSPQTPLKLKVKLRDGREVICEEVKIEGNLATLQLGSFGLNLPYELVVSVQVSAERGIPIKVVTDSGVKGESNRWIQNDSGDWTKPKSKEEPVVRGEVKFFRL, encoded by the coding sequence ATGAAAAAGTTTTTCTTTTTCTCTCTTTTTTTTGTTTTGTTTTTCTTTTTTGCTTTGGCTTCACAGTCCATTGTCAGTGTCAAATTACAAGAATTACGATTTGGAATTCTTCGTGACCAATTAATGAATTACGAACTCTCTTCACAAACCTTACGTGAAAGATTAAAACAAATGTTTCTCTCTAAAGATGATTATATGACTGAAGTCAAAGTTAATATCTTAGAATCAGGAATTATGAATTCGGAGACAGAAGGATTAGATTTAAAAATGAGTTGGCAAGATCGATTTGGTCTTTATGTCATTAACTCTGTACGTTTTTTAAATTTTAAACCAGCATTAGAGTTAGAGGAACAACAAAAAACAATCATTCGTTTGCAGTTTGCTTTCTATATGGAAAGGACAAGAAAGTATCCAATTGCTTCTAAAAAATACCAAGAATTGGAAGATTCAGTAACATCTTCTTTGTCGGATGAAATGGCATTCACTCTCCTTCACCATGGTTACTGTTTGGTGATGATGGGTGAAAGAGAAAAAGCCTTTGTGAAACTCACCAAAACTATTGATTTATTTGCTGGAACCCACTATGCAGAAAATGCGAGTCTTCTCATAAGTTTTTTAGAAGAGGGTGAAAAGAAAAAGTTAGAACTCAAAAACAAAAAAAAATCACCTGAAGAGCTGGCTTACTCGCTTTTCCAAAGTGGCGATTATGAAGAAACTTTAAAAACATTAGAAACTTTGCCTGTTTTAACAAAAGACCAATCCTATGTCAAAGCTCGGGCAATGGAAGAATTAGGAAAAACCTCGAATGCGGTCAAAGAATACATCCAACTCGTAAAACAAAAAGAAAACAAGGAAGTGGCCATTCGGGCAAACAGACGTTTGTTGCTGATTGGAAATTTTTATCAAGAAAATAAATCTCTCGTGGCTTTTTCGAAAGAAGAAGCTACAAAACTTGGAGATACAAAAGCTGCAGAAAATATTGAAGAAGGGAAAAGTTTAGTCCTAAAACCCGTAATCATTGAAAAAGTTCTAAAAGCAGAAACTGCATCCAATCTCTCAGAAGAAGAATCAAAAGAACTCAATCAAATTAAAGAGAACATTCGTGAATCTCTAGAAGTATCTAAAAGCGAAACAACCAAACTAGCTGCGGTTGTTTCAGAAGAAAAGATTCCTCTTGTTCCAGAAATAGATGAAACTAAACTGAAGGTGCCAGAAGTCACACAAAACCTGACACAGGTGAAAAAAAACAGTCCACAGACCCCATTAAAACTCAAAGTAAAGTTACGAGATGGGCGTGAAGTCATTTGTGAAGAAGTAAAAATCGAAGGGAATCTTGCTACCCTCCAACTAGGATCGTTTGGATTAAACCTCCCTTACGAACTGGTTGTGTCAGTACAAGTATCTGCTGAACGAGGCATTCCGATAAAGGTAGTGACTGATTCCGGAGTCAAAGGAGAATCCAACCGATGGATCCAGAATGATTCGGGAGATTGGACAAAACCAAAATCGAAGGAAGAGCCAGTGGTTAGAGGAGAGGTGAAGTTTTTCCGGCTCTAA
- a CDS encoding SpoIIE family protein phosphatase: protein MNKSKIKTTNSLRFKIGLFYSLLALLNIIFFTVMIFENQSDLLLKNFQFQSENLANTILADIQAIGLSGEKDESFEVFRKTLKLYEITKFSIFDAEGKIILSEPDSGPGIKEITDAVLKKTKEVSSDKEGNLFKARYSLDLNESDFTVDFLLPIRLSDAKEVFLFTHFNISSIQDRLKQLYIQVGYAVLWGIVFHIIFAILVYRAIFKRVGSLEVASKQMATGNLESRVTWNFKSNDELDSLGKSFNLMAEEIQNKVTTITRLNEEINQELQIGKEVQELFLPSVKKFKKFNIGKLYRPMREVSGDLYQYFQFPENNYYGFFLADASGHGVSAALVTVVMAMSLQAIMKENHSAIQAINQLGEVIANRLQASFFATGVFVVFEEPGVVKFVNAGHNAPFIIRPSTKEITYVDSSGPPLGMGDDIQYSLESFPVLPGDKIILYTDGVVETPIKEGGLFGLERFTEVVLENIHLPNAEIVEKAMALLEEKHEEYKDDVTMIVLDVPE, encoded by the coding sequence GTGAACAAAAGCAAAATCAAAACGACGAATTCCTTACGCTTTAAGATTGGACTCTTTTATTCCCTTCTTGCCTTACTCAATATCATCTTTTTTACGGTGATGATTTTTGAAAATCAATCGGATTTACTCCTTAAGAACTTCCAATTTCAGTCAGAAAACCTTGCCAACACCATTCTTGCTGACATCCAAGCCATTGGTCTTTCCGGTGAAAAAGACGAAAGTTTTGAAGTTTTTCGCAAAACCTTAAAATTGTATGAAATCACAAAATTTTCCATCTTTGATGCGGAAGGAAAAATCATCCTTTCCGAACCCGATTCTGGACCTGGAATCAAAGAAATCACAGATGCAGTTTTGAAAAAAACCAAAGAGGTCTCCTCAGATAAAGAAGGGAATCTCTTCAAGGCAAGGTATAGTTTAGATCTGAATGAATCAGATTTTACAGTGGATTTTTTATTACCGATCCGACTCTCCGATGCAAAAGAAGTTTTTCTTTTCACACATTTTAATATTTCCTCCATCCAAGACCGATTAAAACAACTCTACATCCAAGTGGGTTATGCAGTTCTTTGGGGAATTGTATTTCATATCATTTTTGCCATACTTGTTTACAGAGCTATTTTCAAACGAGTTGGCTCCTTAGAAGTTGCATCTAAACAAATGGCTACTGGAAATTTAGAATCCAGGGTCACATGGAATTTTAAAAGTAATGATGAATTGGATAGTTTAGGAAAATCGTTTAACTTAATGGCAGAAGAAATTCAAAATAAAGTAACTACCATTACACGATTAAATGAAGAAATCAATCAAGAACTTCAAATTGGTAAAGAAGTACAAGAACTATTTTTGCCTTCTGTGAAAAAATTCAAAAAATTCAACATTGGTAAATTATACCGACCCATGCGAGAAGTTTCTGGAGATTTATACCAATACTTTCAATTTCCTGAAAATAATTATTATGGCTTTTTTTTAGCAGACGCATCTGGGCATGGTGTCTCGGCAGCTTTAGTAACAGTTGTTATGGCGATGTCTCTCCAAGCCATTATGAAAGAAAACCATTCTGCAATCCAAGCAATCAATCAATTAGGTGAAGTGATCGCCAATCGACTTCAGGCATCTTTTTTTGCAACCGGTGTATTTGTAGTATTTGAAGAACCGGGAGTCGTGAAATTTGTGAATGCTGGCCACAATGCCCCTTTCATCATTCGACCTTCCACAAAAGAAATCACTTATGTTGATAGTTCTGGTCCACCACTTGGCATGGGAGATGACATCCAATACTCATTAGAATCCTTTCCTGTTCTTCCGGGTGATAAAATCATTCTGTATACCGATGGAGTCGTAGAAACTCCGATCAAAGAAGGTGGACTTTTTGGTTTAGAGAGATTCACCGAGGTAGTATTAGAAAACATTCATTTGCCTAATGCAGAAATTGTAGAAAAGGCGATGGCACTTCTAGAAGAAAAACACGAGGAATATAAGGATGATGTCACTATGATTGTCCTTGATGTACCGGAATGA
- a CDS encoding LB_137 family protein, with product MIEIYHKIEIFPLVLGIHIFFLRSFRAIILTILLFFGISSLFADKIRLKSGEILNGKVVNVTTSHVEWQDQGKRYKFLNSEVLGIDVGYDGLPACADYKTFGVEDCDLILTKLTKSNASFSKKSSPLELEVVPLKKISSLKVSFESGLPMERYIEPGAKGKWVFGEKEIIGNFKTLERGRIIIETESKTLESVDILDFQSFEIQNKSVIVKVIKEETPKVIPGYSPIAEKRYGKAAIIFGGAFLSGLGMLYEYNASVNAINKDIEYFPTSDGRVLIFANTLSTNNYDFHRQRFLIYSVVFTSIISYSLIDSFYLGRMESKNENANGVYLKPLLDMKPNVSSNLLGAGNQWKPNDSLFYGFSFESKF from the coding sequence GTGATAGAAATCTATCACAAAATTGAGATTTTCCCATTGGTTTTAGGCATCCACATATTCTTCTTACGCTCCTTTCGGGCAATCATCCTAACCATTCTACTGTTTTTTGGTATCTCTAGTCTCTTCGCCGATAAGATTCGATTGAAATCAGGAGAAATACTGAATGGAAAGGTTGTGAATGTCACGACTTCCCACGTGGAATGGCAAGACCAAGGAAAACGTTATAAGTTTCTAAATTCAGAAGTTTTGGGGATCGATGTGGGTTATGACGGGCTCCCCGCTTGTGCTGATTATAAAACATTTGGAGTGGAAGATTGTGATTTGATCCTCACCAAATTGACCAAATCCAATGCTAGTTTTTCCAAAAAAAGTAGCCCTTTGGAATTAGAGGTCGTTCCGTTAAAAAAAATCTCTTCTTTGAAAGTGAGTTTTGAATCGGGACTTCCCATGGAACGTTACATTGAACCTGGGGCAAAAGGTAAATGGGTATTTGGCGAAAAAGAAATCATCGGAAATTTCAAAACCTTAGAAAGAGGTAGAATCATCATTGAAACCGAATCCAAAACTTTGGAATCGGTAGATATTCTTGATTTCCAGTCCTTTGAAATTCAAAATAAATCAGTGATTGTAAAAGTCATTAAAGAAGAAACACCCAAAGTGATTCCTGGTTATTCTCCGATCGCAGAAAAAAGGTATGGTAAAGCTGCGATTATTTTCGGAGGGGCATTCCTCTCCGGCTTAGGAATGTTATATGAATACAATGCTTCAGTCAATGCTATCAATAAAGATATTGAATATTTTCCTACAAGTGATGGAAGAGTTTTGATATTTGCAAATACTCTTAGCACAAACAATTATGATTTCCACAGGCAACGTTTTTTAATCTACTCAGTTGTATTTACTTCTATTATATCTTATAGTTTAATAGATAGTTTTTATTTGGGTCGAATGGAATCCAAAAATGAAAATGCCAATGGTGTTTATTTAAAACCATTGTTAGATATGAAACCGAATGTCAGTTCAAATTTATTAGGAGCTGGGAATCAATGGAAACCAAATGACAGTTTGTTTTATGGATTTAGTTTTGAATCTAAGTTTTAG
- a CDS encoding PrsW family glutamic-type intramembrane protease, which yields MISQISIPSLIICLINLLTLGFYYSFYRFHFYRYTESFLQYTAFAFSIFSAGVAIAIQAALSNWLPDGGPYWNAFILSSFVEEFAKLLGIYLFFRKNQDEFTVTDGIFYGLVLGGGFGLVENILYFINTGLWSQVLRSITALPIHMMNGGLVGAYLMMFLFHKNPIFKWGKLGFGFFICVGIHGLYNLSIFQEIDLLFVLPFCILSLFFFLELTIAKSRILVPGHILKLMNMSMEEYEILSRHNRHEGWIQNVQKHISTSGIKLLQFPSLRHSILTAFFIIPGILSVYLLTESPEWISFKFPDLALQDYFALFVMYPVILSLMFFFAGILNPYFFRDRMLAVPLFSSVDLHLNNIEENSAIFHIQANMFYLPTSQMFTENTKVKFDLWIGLDCFVGLSGTILWCRENEEGNCGAMCQLDKIPFPFLIKWHFLRLKQNFKNLFLRKSFV from the coding sequence ATGATCAGTCAAATTTCGATACCTAGTTTGATCATTTGTCTTATCAATCTTCTGACCCTAGGGTTTTATTATTCATTTTATCGATTTCATTTTTATAGGTATACAGAATCCTTTTTACAATACACTGCTTTTGCATTTTCAATTTTTAGTGCAGGGGTAGCCATTGCTATACAAGCGGCACTTTCAAATTGGTTACCTGATGGTGGACCATACTGGAATGCATTTATCCTTTCTTCCTTTGTAGAAGAATTTGCAAAACTTCTTGGGATCTACTTATTTTTTAGAAAAAATCAGGATGAATTCACAGTTACTGACGGAATCTTCTATGGCCTTGTGTTAGGTGGTGGATTTGGGTTGGTTGAAAATATTTTGTATTTTATCAACACCGGTCTATGGTCACAAGTACTTCGTTCAATTACCGCACTCCCGATCCATATGATGAATGGGGGACTTGTTGGTGCATACCTTATGATGTTTTTATTTCATAAAAATCCAATTTTTAAATGGGGCAAACTTGGGTTTGGATTTTTTATATGTGTTGGAATTCATGGACTGTATAATCTTTCCATATTTCAAGAAATTGATTTACTTTTTGTTCTTCCTTTTTGTATTCTTTCTCTATTTTTTTTCCTGGAATTAACAATCGCAAAATCAAGAATTCTCGTCCCTGGACATATTCTAAAATTAATGAATATGAGTATGGAAGAATATGAAATACTAAGTCGACACAATCGACATGAAGGATGGATACAAAATGTCCAAAAACATATTTCCACCTCAGGGATAAAACTGTTACAATTCCCGAGTTTACGTCACTCGATCCTGACTGCATTTTTTATCATTCCAGGAATTTTATCAGTTTATTTATTAACTGAATCGCCAGAATGGATTTCATTTAAATTTCCTGATCTTGCGTTACAAGATTACTTCGCATTATTTGTGATGTATCCGGTTATACTATCGCTAATGTTTTTCTTTGCTGGAATTCTAAATCCATATTTTTTTCGGGATAGGATGCTTGCTGTTCCTCTTTTTAGTTCCGTTGATTTACACTTAAATAACATTGAAGAAAACTCAGCAATCTTCCATATTCAGGCAAATATGTTTTATCTCCCCACCTCACAGATGTTTACAGAAAACACGAAAGTCAAATTTGATCTTTGGATTGGTTTGGATTGTTTTGTGGGACTTTCAGGAACCATCCTTTGGTGCAGAGAAAACGAAGAGGGGAATTGTGGGGCGATGTGCCAGTTAGATAAAATTCCTTTTCCATTTCTGATTAAATGGCATTTTCTTCGGTTGAAACAAAATTTCAAAAATTTGTTTTTAAGAAAATCATTCGTTTAG
- a CDS encoding VWA domain-containing protein, translated as MFLDFFYNLRRESVPCSTGELIAFLATLRKLTDPSGYMNLDQLYRVGRLNFVKDLKYYDSYDLAFSKTFGSWKEERIQFRDTLFEWLENNIPKHLTDAEKLNAPHMSMEEVIEELKKRLAEQKERHDGGNKWVGTSGTSPFGNSGFNPNGISIGGNTEGEGNRSGVSSWNERKYKAYREDEILDTRSIQLALKELRFLKKEGRRELHVEKTIDKTCENGGEIELVEERERKNSLRLVLIMDIGGSMTPHSERVSKLFSASLGLYHFKEVHNYFFHNIFHEYLYENHEFQSRISLKHFEEKFRKNTKLIFVGDAYMAPYELTGTPYNPYAYHSASSDEKQRKAKSGLESLKELVGFFPESVWLNPEPKRFWGAPTIEAIEDVVPMFPLTIEGLRKAVKRLV; from the coding sequence ATGTTTTTAGATTTTTTTTACAATCTACGCAGAGAATCTGTTCCTTGTTCAACGGGAGAACTTATAGCTTTCCTCGCCACCCTAAGGAAATTAACAGATCCGTCTGGTTATATGAATTTGGACCAGCTCTACAGAGTGGGCCGGCTCAATTTTGTAAAAGATCTAAAATACTATGATAGTTATGACTTAGCTTTTTCCAAAACATTTGGTTCATGGAAAGAAGAAAGAATTCAATTCCGAGATACCTTATTTGAATGGTTAGAAAATAATATTCCCAAACACTTAACAGATGCTGAGAAGTTGAATGCTCCTCATATGAGTATGGAAGAAGTCATTGAAGAGCTTAAAAAGCGATTGGCTGAACAAAAAGAACGTCATGACGGCGGAAATAAATGGGTAGGAACTTCCGGCACTTCTCCTTTTGGAAACTCAGGATTCAATCCCAATGGAATATCAATAGGAGGAAATACGGAAGGGGAGGGAAATCGTTCGGGGGTGAGTTCGTGGAATGAAAGAAAATACAAAGCTTACCGGGAAGATGAAATTTTAGATACAAGATCCATCCAACTTGCTTTAAAAGAGTTACGCTTTCTAAAAAAAGAAGGAAGGAGAGAACTCCATGTAGAGAAGACCATCGATAAAACCTGCGAAAATGGCGGTGAGATTGAACTGGTCGAAGAAAGAGAACGCAAAAACTCACTCCGACTTGTGCTCATTATGGACATAGGCGGGAGTATGACCCCTCATTCAGAACGAGTGAGTAAACTTTTTAGTGCTAGCCTGGGACTATATCATTTCAAAGAAGTTCATAATTATTTTTTCCATAATATTTTCCACGAATACTTGTATGAGAACCATGAGTTCCAGTCCAGAATCTCTCTCAAACATTTTGAAGAAAAATTTCGAAAAAATACAAAATTGATTTTTGTAGGCGATGCATACATGGCTCCATACGAATTAACTGGAACACCTTACAATCCTTATGCGTATCATTCGGCAAGTTCTGATGAAAAACAAAGAAAGGCAAAAAGTGGACTTGAATCTTTGAAAGAATTAGTTGGTTTTTTCCCTGAATCTGTTTGGCTCAACCCCGAACCAAAACGTTTTTGGGGAGCTCCCACCATCGAAGCCATCGAAGATGTTGTTCCTATGTTTCCCCTAACCATTGAAGGTTTACGAAAGGCAGTAAAAAGATTAGTTTAG
- a CDS encoding AAA family ATPase — translation MADYILSEDLKEAVQVAEITKRPLLLKGEPGTGKTLLASFLAETKKVPFYRWHIKSTSLAKEGLYFYDAVSRLNDSRFPEEEAMLRVRDVKNYIRLGALGEAFSQTHKAVVLIDEIDKADIEFPNDLLLELDKMEFFIPETKEHIIAKERPIVIITSNNEKELPDAFLRRCIFHYIEFPKREAMKEIIKAHYPSIETEFMEKALAMFYSIRKIESLRKKPSTSELLDWIQVLLVSGETLDSSKIPFAGTLFKSEEDYRVYLN, via the coding sequence ATGGCTGATTACATCCTGTCTGAAGATCTGAAAGAAGCGGTCCAAGTTGCGGAAATTACAAAACGACCACTCCTCCTAAAAGGAGAACCAGGGACTGGAAAGACACTGCTTGCAAGTTTCCTTGCCGAGACCAAAAAAGTTCCATTCTACCGATGGCATATCAAATCCACAAGTCTTGCGAAAGAGGGTCTTTATTTTTACGATGCTGTTTCAAGACTAAATGATTCCCGGTTTCCTGAAGAGGAAGCCATGCTGCGTGTGCGCGATGTGAAAAACTATATCCGACTTGGCGCCTTGGGTGAAGCTTTTTCTCAAACCCACAAAGCTGTGGTTCTCATTGATGAAATTGATAAAGCGGACATCGAATTTCCAAATGATTTACTATTAGAATTGGATAAAATGGAATTTTTTATTCCGGAAACCAAAGAACATATCATCGCCAAAGAAAGGCCAATTGTCATCATCACTTCGAATAATGAAAAAGAACTGCCTGATGCGTTTTTAAGGCGTTGTATTTTTCATTATATAGAATTTCCCAAACGCGAAGCAATGAAGGAAATCATCAAAGCTCATTACCCTTCCATTGAAACAGAGTTTATGGAAAAAGCATTGGCGATGTTTTATTCGATTAGAAAAATTGAAAGCCTTCGAAAAAAACCGTCAACAAGCGAACTTTTAGATTGGATTCAGGTTCTACTTGTTTCCGGAGAAACCTTAGATTCGAGTAAAATTCCTTTTGCTGGGACTTTATTTAAGTCGGAAGAGGATTACCGAGTCTATTTGAACTAA
- a CDS encoding amidohydrolase, with translation MAVIKIAIYQKNLHKRISPEEISKIQQSKAHFLILPEGFPHFFQSESPESATKHEKEYQDHLLEISESFPGVILGGSHYRKNEQGQLVSVLPIVQSLVLVDFYEKKSPSSLNEPGVTPGKTESIFIMGGLRFGLLVGEDLENKSIWDEFKKEDIEIIFYLSSADQKRSYEEDLTFFESLAKEKSVHIIRVCGPSEGKPARSLYASPSGINWKVGKIEEDKDVLKTLSVNVMRSYLL, from the coding sequence ATGGCAGTCATCAAAATCGCAATTTATCAAAAGAACTTACACAAACGTATTAGCCCAGAGGAAATTTCCAAAATCCAACAATCAAAGGCTCACTTTTTAATTTTACCCGAAGGTTTTCCTCATTTTTTTCAAAGTGAATCACCTGAGAGTGCCACCAAACACGAAAAGGAATACCAAGACCATCTGTTGGAAATTTCTGAAAGTTTTCCTGGTGTGATCCTTGGCGGAAGCCATTATCGTAAAAATGAACAAGGACAATTGGTTTCCGTATTACCTATTGTCCAATCCTTAGTTCTAGTTGACTTTTATGAAAAAAAATCTCCCTCTTCGTTGAACGAACCCGGTGTGACTCCGGGAAAAACGGAATCAATTTTTATAATGGGTGGCCTTCGTTTTGGACTTCTTGTCGGTGAAGATTTAGAAAATAAATCCATTTGGGATGAATTTAAAAAAGAAGATATTGAAATTATATTTTATCTTTCGTCTGCAGATCAAAAACGATCTTACGAAGAAGATTTAACTTTTTTTGAATCTCTTGCAAAAGAAAAATCAGTTCATATCATTCGTGTTTGTGGTCCATCAGAAGGAAAACCTGCAAGAAGTTTATATGCATCACCGTCTGGAATCAATTGGAAAGTTGGAAAAATCGAAGAAGATAAAGATGTATTAAAAACTTTATCTGTAAACGTAATGAGGAGTTATTTGTTATAA
- a CDS encoding lipoprotein signal peptidase, translated as MNLPKTPFFSVFKPGYLAFVLVGLFLDLLSKYIIITKMVAHESIPVLGDFFRLSLTFNTGFVFGLFQDNALPSLFATGFAIVFLIFYRWQNADLGNAWGWNFVMAGAFGNFLDKFFVKIPGVGFRFGFTPEKPGIEFIGVVDFLDFEWPNFLLFDRWPAFNVADSCVSIGIVILLFTMDWKELDKK; from the coding sequence ATGAATCTACCTAAAACCCCATTTTTTTCCGTATTTAAACCTGGATACTTGGCCTTTGTTCTAGTTGGCCTTTTTTTAGATCTACTATCTAAATATATCATTATAACAAAAATGGTAGCACATGAAAGTATTCCCGTGTTAGGTGATTTTTTCAGATTGTCTTTAACATTCAATACGGGTTTTGTATTTGGCCTTTTTCAGGACAATGCACTTCCATCTTTATTTGCGACAGGCTTTGCGATTGTATTTCTTATCTTTTACCGTTGGCAAAATGCTGATTTGGGAAATGCCTGGGGATGGAATTTTGTGATGGCGGGTGCCTTTGGAAACTTTTTGGATAAATTCTTCGTAAAAATTCCAGGTGTTGGATTTCGATTTGGATTCACTCCTGAAAAACCAGGTATTGAATTCATTGGTGTAGTAGACTTTTTAGACTTTGAGTGGCCAAATTTTCTACTCTTCGATCGTTGGCCTGCATTTAATGTGGCAGACTCTTGTGTCTCTATTGGAATTGTGATCCTTCTTTTTACGATGGACTGGAAAGAATTAGATAAAAAATAA
- a CDS encoding ABC1 kinase family protein, which yields MNTKKNRSASIYLFVIKTWLQYLILAKIKKKFTSQSKYESIRIQFLRRKGKETKNLFFQMGGVYIKIGQFISNLFHVLPEEFLWELQDLQDKIPPREFQEINKRWLSDYGKSMEEIFTDLDKTSYASASTAQVHIGYYNDKKVAIKTLYPKIEEDAIRDLKTISRIIWLIDRFVFKVSAKEVNEQLNTMIRSELDLRSELKNLKYTKQLFALEKDFYFPNPIDELCNKHTLVTEFVEGKKIYELNPFEPHTKKNPNLEKLVRAYILMIFEYRFFHADPHPGNLIFMESGELCFIDFGAVQSISEEETRILERILIGAMRKDYHLITESLFELGAVTESLSKEELIQIVKYSLEKLNRILESTDHFRNIGLDTLRPAEDLRFLKEIQVSLKRLLSSLKLPPNFLSLHRVLALLLGNSSYLDPTRSMIDYAEKPFSQIVLKGSSLKKLWKDEGEEFITSLFSLPKELNDFLYKWNRGEFQTPDSTRKEELRLKEIFTFGALGSIFFFFGMYYSEKFWKEPSILFYILSGLSFWSLAKSSLSYWKQK from the coding sequence ATGAACACAAAAAAAAATCGGTCTGCTTCTATTTATCTATTTGTGATCAAAACTTGGTTACAGTATCTCATTTTAGCCAAAATCAAAAAAAAATTTACATCACAAAGTAAATACGAATCCATTCGAATTCAGTTTCTTAGAAGAAAGGGAAAGGAAACAAAAAATTTATTTTTCCAAATGGGAGGAGTTTACATTAAAATTGGGCAATTTATCAGTAATTTATTTCATGTTTTACCGGAAGAATTTTTATGGGAACTCCAAGATTTGCAGGACAAAATTCCGCCCCGAGAATTTCAAGAGATCAATAAGCGCTGGTTAAGCGATTATGGAAAATCCATGGAGGAAATTTTTACCGATTTGGATAAAACTTCTTATGCAAGTGCCTCCACAGCCCAAGTTCATATAGGTTATTATAACGATAAAAAAGTTGCCATCAAAACTCTTTACCCTAAAATCGAAGAAGATGCCATTCGTGACTTAAAAACGATTTCTCGGATCATTTGGCTCATTGATCGGTTTGTATTTAAAGTTTCAGCAAAAGAAGTAAACGAACAATTAAACACAATGATTCGTTCTGAACTTGACCTTCGGAGTGAACTTAAAAACCTAAAATATACAAAACAATTGTTTGCGTTGGAAAAAGATTTTTATTTTCCAAATCCAATTGATGAACTATGTAATAAACATACACTAGTAACCGAGTTTGTAGAGGGGAAAAAAATCTATGAACTAAATCCATTCGAACCTCATACAAAAAAGAATCCGAATTTAGAAAAACTAGTTCGTGCGTATATCTTAATGATATTTGAATATCGTTTTTTTCACGCCGATCCACATCCAGGGAATTTAATTTTTATGGAATCAGGTGAACTTTGTTTTATCGACTTCGGCGCAGTACAATCCATTTCCGAAGAGGAAACACGAATTTTAGAAAGAATTTTAATTGGGGCTATGCGAAAAGACTATCACTTAATCACCGAATCCTTATTCGAATTAGGTGCTGTTACAGAATCATTATCAAAAGAAGAATTAATTCAGATTGTTAAATATTCCCTAGAGAAACTCAATCGCATTTTAGAATCCACAGATCATTTTAGAAATATTGGGCTGGATACACTAAGGCCAGCCGAAGACCTTCGTTTTTTAAAAGAAATTCAGGTGAGTTTAAAACGTCTACTTTCCAGTCTCAAATTACCACCAAATTTCCTTAGCCTGCACCGGGTCCTTGCTCTGTTGCTTGGAAATTCATCCTACCTTGACCCAACTCGCTCAATGATTGACTATGCTGAAAAACCATTTTCTCAAATTGTTCTCAAGGGAAGTTCCTTAAAAAAACTTTGGAAAGACGAAGGAGAAGAATTCATCACAAGCCTATTTTCTTTACCCAAAGAATTAAATGATTTTTTATACAAATGGAATCGGGGAGAATTTCAAACCCCTGATTCTACAAGAAAAGAGGAGCTTAGACTAAAAGAAATATTCACCTTTGGTGCTTTGGGTTCGATATTTTTCTTTTTCGGAATGTATTATTCGGAAAAATTCTGGAAAGAACCAAGCATATTATTTTATATACTATCAGGACTGAGTTTTTGGTCTTTAGCCAAATCAAGTCTAAGTTATTGGAAACAAAAATAA